One Aliiroseovarius sediminilitoris DNA window includes the following coding sequences:
- a CDS encoding flagellar biosynthetic protein FliR produces MIAALDQIATLAPLLLQQGLVVFLRVGAAMAVLPAFGEKSVPARVRLFLSLAFTMIVAPGVMADIGTTPPLQPLVYISEPVIGLGFGIAIRLMIMALQVAGSIAAQSTSLAQLIGGANADPQPAIGHVLVVAGLALAVMLGLHVKLATGLILTYRVFPIGQFPDTQAFADWGIVQIARAFSLAFTLAAPFVIASLLYNVALGVINRAMPQLMVAFVGAPAITAGGLILLLLTAPLLLPVWQAALETILANPFGGR; encoded by the coding sequence ATGATCGCGGCACTGGATCAAATCGCGACCTTGGCGCCACTGCTTTTGCAACAGGGCCTGGTGGTTTTTCTCAGGGTCGGGGCGGCGATGGCCGTCCTGCCCGCGTTTGGCGAAAAATCCGTTCCGGCGCGGGTGCGTCTGTTTCTGTCGCTCGCCTTTACGATGATCGTCGCGCCCGGTGTCATGGCGGACATCGGAACCACGCCGCCGCTTCAGCCGCTTGTTTATATATCGGAACCGGTGATCGGGTTGGGGTTCGGCATTGCGATCCGTCTGATGATCATGGCGCTTCAAGTCGCGGGCAGCATCGCAGCACAATCGACATCGCTGGCGCAATTAATCGGGGGCGCGAATGCCGATCCGCAACCTGCGATCGGGCATGTTCTGGTTGTGGCAGGGCTGGCACTGGCCGTGATGCTCGGCCTGCATGTCAAGCTGGCGACGGGCCTGATCCTGACCTATCGCGTCTTTCCGATCGGTCAGTTTCCCGATACACAGGCGTTCGCTGACTGGGGAATTGTGCAGATCGCGCGGGCATTCTCACTGGCTTTCACCCTCGCTGCGCCCTTCGTCATCGCGTCATTGCTCTATAATGTGGCGCTTGGCGTCATCAACCGGGCGATGCCTCAGTTGATGGTGGCCTTTGTTGGCGCCCCTGCGATCACGGCAGGCGGATTGATCCTGTTGTTGCTGACCGCACCCCTGTTGTTGCCCGTCTGGCAAGCGGCGCTTGAAACAATACTTGCTAACCCGTTCGGAGGTCGGTGA
- a CDS encoding EscU/YscU/HrcU family type III secretion system export apparatus switch protein → MSGTDDDDSKQHEPTQKKLDDARKRGEVARSAELNTATSYLAILLVATSLGATSLKGIGELLAGILARPDQIADEVFRGGAPFSASLLVGLGKHLAPWFLAPATAVLLLAIATRTFIVSPEKLQPKLNRLSLLSNAKNKFGRSGLFEFAKSFVKLTIYALMLGMFIWVKLPEILSTMSLSAGMTTVVLLDLSVEFFALVLVIALVIGGIDYFWQHKEHLRKNRMSHKDLMDEIKQNEGDPHMKGQRRQKGYAIAMNQMLADVPDADVVVVNPTHYAVALKWSRMPGAAPICIAKGVDEIAARIRETASENGVPIHSDPPTARALYATVDIGDEVPPDHYKAVAAAIRFAEKMRSRARDMFGATK, encoded by the coding sequence ATGTCCGGGACGGATGATGACGACAGCAAACAGCACGAACCAACGCAGAAGAAACTGGACGATGCTCGCAAGCGTGGCGAGGTGGCGCGATCCGCCGAGTTGAACACAGCCACGTCATATCTTGCCATATTGCTGGTCGCGACATCACTGGGGGCGACAAGCCTGAAGGGTATTGGCGAATTATTGGCTGGAATTCTTGCTCGGCCAGACCAGATCGCGGACGAGGTCTTTCGCGGTGGCGCACCGTTTTCCGCATCTCTTTTGGTGGGGCTGGGCAAACATCTTGCGCCGTGGTTTCTGGCCCCGGCAACAGCAGTTCTTTTGCTCGCCATCGCGACGCGAACCTTTATCGTTTCACCGGAAAAGCTCCAACCGAAGCTGAATCGTCTATCGCTTTTGTCGAACGCCAAGAACAAATTCGGACGATCCGGCCTGTTTGAGTTTGCCAAAAGTTTTGTGAAACTGACGATCTATGCGCTGATGCTGGGTATGTTCATCTGGGTGAAGCTGCCCGAAATTCTGTCCACCATGTCACTGAGTGCAGGAATGACGACGGTCGTCCTGCTTGATCTGAGTGTCGAGTTTTTCGCGCTTGTCCTTGTGATCGCCTTGGTCATCGGTGGCATCGACTATTTCTGGCAACATAAGGAGCATCTGCGCAAGAACCGCATGTCCCATAAGGATCTGATGGACGAGATCAAGCAGAACGAGGGCGACCCCCACATGAAGGGGCAGCGACGACAGAAAGGCTATGCCATTGCCATGAACCAGATGCTTGCCGACGTGCCTGACGCTGACGTGGTTGTCGTAAACCCCACTCATTACGCCGTGGCCCTGAAATGGTCGCGGATGCCTGGTGCCGCCCCGATCTGCATTGCGAAGGGCGTTGACGAGATTGCCGCGCGGATCCGCGAGACGGCAAGTGAAAACGGCGTGCCGATCCACAGTGACCCGCCAACGGCGCGGGCGCTTTATGCCACGGTCGACATTGGTGACGAAGTTCCACCCGATCACTACAAGGCCGTCGCCGCCGCGATCCGTTTCGCCGAGAAGATGCGCAGTCGTGCGCGCGACATGTTCGGGGCTACTAAATGA
- the pth gene encoding aminoacyl-tRNA hydrolase, protein MKMFVGLGNPGPKYAGNRHNIGFMALDSIAQDHGFAPWRGKFQGALSEGQLGHEKVLLLKPETFMNLSGQSVGEAMRFYKLTPNDIVVFHDELDLAPGKVRVKHGGGHAGHNGLRSLHAHIGPDYTRVRMGIGHPGNKNAVSSYVLRDFAKADEGWLDDVLRGCADGAPDLAEGDSGKFMNAVGRRVNPPRSSTSQPKPDTKSAPAPASPSKPDANAEPKETRSPLQRLMDKFS, encoded by the coding sequence ATGAAAATGTTTGTGGGGCTTGGCAATCCGGGCCCAAAATACGCGGGCAACCGCCACAATATCGGCTTCATGGCGCTGGACAGCATTGCGCAGGACCATGGGTTTGCCCCTTGGCGCGGCAAGTTTCAAGGCGCACTTTCCGAGGGGCAACTGGGCCACGAGAAAGTGCTGCTGTTGAAGCCCGAGACCTTCATGAACCTGTCCGGCCAATCGGTGGGCGAGGCGATGCGGTTTTACAAGCTGACACCGAATGACATCGTCGTTTTCCATGACGAGCTTGATCTGGCCCCCGGCAAAGTGCGCGTCAAACATGGTGGCGGCCATGCGGGACACAACGGCCTGCGCTCACTCCACGCTCATATCGGGCCAGACTATACCCGCGTGCGGATGGGCATTGGGCATCCGGGCAACAAGAACGCGGTTTCCTCTTATGTTCTGCGCGATTTCGCCAAGGCGGATGAGGGTTGGCTGGATGATGTGCTGCGCGGCTGTGCCGACGGGGCTCCCGACCTTGCAGAAGGGGACAGCGGCAAGTTCATGAACGCCGTCGGGCGGCGGGTCAATCCGCCGCGCTCGTCCACTTCGCAACCGAAACCTGACACCAAATCCGCCCCCGCACCAGCATCGCCTTCCAAACCAGATGCGAATGCTGAACCCAAGGAAACCCGCAGCCCGCTTCAACGGTTGATGGATAAGTTTTCATGA
- a CDS encoding 50S ribosomal protein L25/general stress protein Ctc has protein sequence MAKQIPDLVATVRTGTGKGAARQARREGFVPGIVYGGGEDPLPINIPFNELLKKLRAGRFLSTLWNLKVEGEDDFRVICRNVQRDVVKDLPTHLDLMRLHRNTRISLFIHVEFTNEEEAPGLKKGGVLTVVRPEVELNVMAGEIPEQIVVDLTGREVGDVIHISDVDLPKGAKVTVDRDFVIANISAPSSLRSADDEAEETEEVAADEVEATEMKSEE, from the coding sequence ATGGCAAAACAGATTCCTGATCTAGTAGCCACGGTACGGACGGGGACAGGCAAGGGGGCCGCTCGTCAAGCTCGCCGCGAAGGCTTCGTACCCGGTATCGTGTATGGTGGTGGTGAAGACCCGCTACCGATTAACATCCCTTTCAACGAGCTGCTGAAAAAGCTGCGCGCTGGTCGGTTCCTTTCGACCCTTTGGAACCTGAAGGTCGAGGGCGAAGATGACTTTCGTGTCATCTGCCGGAACGTTCAGCGTGACGTTGTGAAAGACCTGCCGACCCATCTTGACCTGATGCGCCTGCACCGCAACACGCGGATCAGCCTGTTCATTCACGTTGAGTTCACCAACGAAGAAGAAGCCCCCGGCCTGAAAAAAGGCGGCGTTCTGACCGTTGTGCGCCCAGAAGTCGAACTGAACGTCATGGCGGGTGAGATCCCCGAGCAGATCGTTGTTGACCTGACCGGCCGCGAAGTGGGCGACGTCATCCACATCTCGGACGTGGACCTGCCGAAAGGCGCGAAAGTCACCGTCGACCGTGACTTCGTGATTGCCAACATCTCGGCCCCAAGTTCACTGCGCTCGGCAGATGACGAAGCGGAAGAGACCGAAGAGGTCGCAGCCGACGAAGTCGAAGCAACCGAAATGAAGTCGGAAGAGTAA
- a CDS encoding FkbM family methyltransferase, with the protein MPRYSIDGIDLDIPLHCLNDNLKQQLQNEHYEWKEVNGLKRHLKKGDRVLDLGGGAGYIAIQAARIAGAGNVATVEASAEMVQAIGRNLVLNHAEAVRVLHGAVVPDDFSGGSVEFDVKPAFWSSAIAVGPRKGAAQRIKVPALRLSDLLHAFEPNLVIMDVEGAERDLARQDWPLMVQLVIMEIHPQTYPPAGIQEIFDGMSKAGFAYMPWGSRGNLVVFQRLPGKGMGC; encoded by the coding sequence TTGCCCCGGTATTCGATAGATGGAATTGACCTTGATATTCCGCTCCATTGTCTGAACGACAATCTTAAACAGCAGTTGCAGAATGAACATTACGAATGGAAAGAGGTCAACGGGCTGAAACGACACCTGAAGAAGGGTGATCGGGTGCTCGATTTGGGAGGTGGGGCTGGCTATATCGCCATTCAGGCCGCGCGTATTGCTGGGGCAGGAAATGTCGCGACGGTAGAAGCCAGTGCCGAGATGGTGCAAGCCATCGGCCGAAACCTTGTGCTGAACCACGCTGAAGCCGTTCGTGTTTTGCATGGGGCTGTGGTGCCTGACGACTTTTCAGGAGGAAGTGTCGAATTCGACGTCAAGCCAGCCTTCTGGTCGTCGGCCATTGCAGTGGGTCCGCGAAAAGGGGCTGCGCAACGGATTAAGGTGCCCGCCCTCAGACTAAGCGATCTGCTGCACGCGTTCGAACCAAATCTGGTGATCATGGATGTGGAAGGGGCGGAGCGGGACCTGGCACGCCAGGACTGGCCGCTCATGGTGCAGTTGGTGATCATGGAAATCCATCCACAGACTTATCCACCCGCTGGCATACAAGAGATTTTCGATGGCATGTCGAAAGCCGGCTTTGCCTATATGCCGTGGGGGTCGCGGGGCAATCTGGTCGTGTTTCAGCGCTTGCCGGGTAAGGGTATGGGATGCTGA